CGCATTCGTTCAAAGATAAATCGGAGAATTTGGCAGATGTGAATGCGGGATTATTCATTTATCCGGTGCTGATGGCCTGCGATATTCTGATGTACGATGCGAATATTGTTCCTGTTGGAAAAGACCAGCAACAACATTTGGAAATGACGCGCGACATGGCCCGTTCGGTCAATCATCAATTAAAAAAAGAGCTTTTTGTGATTCCCGAAGCGCAGATAAGCGAGCGGGTGATGATCATTCCCGGAACGGATGGCCGCAAGATGAGCAAGTCTTACGGCAATGTCATCGATGTTTTCCTTCCTGAAAAGCAATTGCGCAAGCAGGTGATGGGAATTGTGACGGACAGCACTCCGATGGAAGAACCAAAGAATCCAGACACGTGTAATGCTTTTGCGCTGTATTCTCTTTTGGCTTCAGATGCTCAGATTGCCGAAATGCGTCAGAATTATCTGGGAGGAAATTACGGATACGGACATGCCAAACAAGCCTTGTTTGAACTCATTCTGGAAGAATTCAAGGATGAACGTGTGCGTTTTGACGCACTCATGCAAAATCCGGAGAAGATTGAAACGCTGCTGTTAGAAGGGGCAGAAAAGGCTCGGCCAGTTGCCCATCAGGTTCTTGCCCGCTTTAAAGCGGCCATAGGATACTGAGAAACGGTGCCGCAATAAGTGCCAGTAGTAGCAGATCTGCTAGCCACCATCTTTTTATTGATTCAAGCGCCCGAACTGCAAAAATGCTCAGCGGAAAAGATGCCAAGATAATTCCACTCTGCCAGCCAAGACCAAGAATCAGCGACATCAATACAATCCCCAATAACCAACCAACGTTGGACAACGTCAAGTTTCGTTCGGTTACGGTTCCTGCCGTTAGACTTCCCAACAAACCCGACAGCGAAACGAAAACCACAGGCATTAAAGCCATCTGGCCTGCATTCAGCTTCCCAAAACTCACGCTTCCCAACCAAGCAGATTGAATGACACGCTGAAAAGCCAGAAATGGAGATTCATACCAAATCACGATCATCATAATAAATACTGCGGTCATCAGTAAGCCCAAACTGAGCACGGCCCATTCTTTCCAGTTTCCCGTTCTAAGAATCAAAATCGCAAAGGCAACCGAAAGCAGCAGAAAGATTGATTGGCCTGTAAATAGGCTAGCAACACCAAGGAACAATCCAATATGGAAGGTTTGCGATAAGACTGAATCGCGCTTATAGGTTGAGAATAGAAGAAGATACACGCCAAGGATAACGAGCATGGCCACTGACAAATCCAATCTTGAAAGTGCTGCTTTTGGTTGCACCATGATGAAGGATACAAATGCGACCATGAACAGATTGGTATTGCCGAAAACCTGTTTCGTATCACGGGTTCTCAATCTAGATAAGAACGCTGCAATCGAAATGACCAATACGCACAGATATGGCAGTAGCCATGAACTTGTTTTAAGCCACCCAAAAGCCCAATGTGCATAAAGGAAATCGTTGCTTGGGCTGTTTTCCGACATCATAAAAACGGCTGTAAACAGCATTGCCGCGCTCAGCAAATAGCTGAGCACAAAGGCAGAAATCGTGTTAGATCTAAGAATAGCCGTTACCATTTGGACATGTGTCTAAACGATTTCAAATATTGGATATATTTGCCGCATAAATCAGCACAAATGAACTTACAAGAAATTCTTGCACCGATCGGAGACCTTTTCATGTGGACGTTTGGTCTTTTAGAAGCTGGCGAAAACAAGGTAAATTACCTTTTGATCATCATCATTGCCTTGGCGCTTGTTTACTGGACCGTGAAACTTGCGGGATTCCAGAAAGACGAGATGCTGAACCGTTGATCCTCTTTTCAGAGATCGAAACCGATATCTGACCTAAAGTATTTGCCTTCGTAGTTTACGACCTGCGCGTTAGCGTATGATTGTTCTAAGGCTTCTGTCATATTTTCTCCATAAGATGTGATGGCCAAAACCCGGCCTCCGTCAGTCAAAACATGACCATTGTCGGATTTTGTTCCTGCGTGAAAAACCACGCTGTCTTTCACCTTGTCCAGGCCTGCTATCTGCCTTCCTTTCTCATAAGTTCCCGGATATCCGTCAGAAACCAACATTACCGTGCAAGTGGTTCGTGGGTCAACGCTCAAATGAACTTTGTCCAACGTTTGATCAGCAACAGCTTCGAATAGATCCACCAGATCTGTTTGAATTCTCGGAATGACAACCTCTGTTTCCGGATCACCCATTCTCACGTTGTATTCAATCACAAAAGGTTCTCCTTTCACATTCATCAAACCGATGAAAACAAACCCCCGATAATCGATTCCATCTTGTGCCAAACCGTTAATGGTCGGTTTCACAATGCGTTCTTCCACTTTATTCATGAACTCCTGATCCGCAAAAGGAACCGGAGAAATCGCGCCCATTCCGCCTGTGTTCAGTCCCGTGTCTCCTTCGCCAATACGCTTGTAGTCTTTGGCAGATGGAAGGATCTTGTAGTTTTTTCCATCAGTAAGCACAAAAACGGAAAGCTCTATTCCACGAAGGAATTCTTCAATCACAACTTTATCAGAAGCCGATCCAAATTTGTGCTCTACTAACATGGATGTCAGCTCAATACGTGCTTCCACCAATTCATCGCAGATTAAAACACCTTTTCCACCCGCCAAGCCATCCGCTTTCAGCACATATGGAGAACTCAATGTTTCAAGGAACTTGAATCCTTCTTCCAACGAATCGGAAGTAAACGAACCGTAGCTAGCAGTTGGAATCTGATGACGGACCATGAACTCTTTGGAAAATTCTTTGCTGCCCTCAAGCATCGCTCCCAACTTGGATGGTCCGATGACGGGAATGTATTTCAGCGATGGTTCCTGTTGAAAATAGTCAACAATGCCTGCAACCAACGGGGCTTCAGGACCTACAATTACCAGATGAATGCCGTTTCCACGAACAAAATCACGGACGGAAGGAAAATCCAAGGGGTCAAGATCCACGTTTGTACCAACGTTCTGCGTCCCAGCATTTCCTGGGGCGATATAAAGCTTGCTAAGCCTCTTGCTTTGGCTCATTTTCCAAGCCATTGCATGTTCTCTTCCTCCTGATCCGATCAGTAATACATTCATTCCTTGTGTCATATTTGGTGGGTCAAAGGTCTTATTTTCATTCAGAATTCATACCTGTAAAACGTGGTTGGCCCATGTGTTTTCATACTTTTGGAATCAATCAGAATAACAACAGAAATGGCCTACGAAAACATCCTTACATCGCTTGAGAACGGAATATTCACCATCACCATCAATCAGCCGAAAAAGCTGAATGCATTGAGCAAAGGTGTATTTGACGACCTAGACGCTGCAGTAAAGGAAGTTTATACAAATCCAGAAATCACCGGTGTGATCATCACCGGAAGTGGCGACAAGGCATTTGTAGCCGGTGCCGATATTTCGGAATTTGGTGGATTAAGTGCGGAACAAGGAAAAAAATTGGCCACGCGAGGTCAGGTCGTTTTCAACGCAATAGAGAACGCACCAAAGCCTTTTATTGCTGCGGTTAACGGTTTTGCTTTAGGAGGCGGATGCGAATTGGCCATGGCATGCCACATGCGTGTTGCCAGCGAAAGTGCCCGATTCGGACAACCAGAAGTGAATCTGGGATTGATTCCAGGATATGGTGGAACACAACGATT
The nucleotide sequence above comes from Flavobacteriales bacterium. Encoded proteins:
- the trpS gene encoding tryptophan--tRNA ligase → MARILTGIQSSGRQHLGNILGAIRPAIELSNDTKNEAYLFIADMHSLTTIKDAATRKEHVLSTAAAWLACGLDTEKVVFYRQSDIPQVTEMTWYLSCFTPFPMLANAHSFKDKSENLADVNAGLFIYPVLMACDILMYDANIVPVGKDQQQHLEMTRDMARSVNHQLKKELFVIPEAQISERVMIIPGTDGRKMSKSYGNVIDVFLPEKQLRKQVMGIVTDSTPMEEPKNPDTCNAFALYSLLASDAQIAEMRQNYLGGNYGYGHAKQALFELILEEFKDERVRFDALMQNPEKIETLLLEGAEKARPVAHQVLARFKAAIGY
- the purD gene encoding phosphoribosylamine--glycine ligase; this translates as MNVLLIGSGGREHAMAWKMSQSKRLSKLYIAPGNAGTQNVGTNVDLDPLDFPSVRDFVRGNGIHLVIVGPEAPLVAGIVDYFQQEPSLKYIPVIGPSKLGAMLEGSKEFSKEFMVRHQIPTASYGSFTSDSLEEGFKFLETLSSPYVLKADGLAGGKGVLICDELVEARIELTSMLVEHKFGSASDKVVIEEFLRGIELSVFVLTDGKNYKILPSAKDYKRIGEGDTGLNTGGMGAISPVPFADQEFMNKVEERIVKPTINGLAQDGIDYRGFVFIGLMNVKGEPFVIEYNVRMGDPETEVVIPRIQTDLVDLFEAVADQTLDKVHLSVDPRTTCTVMLVSDGYPGTYEKGRQIAGLDKVKDSVVFHAGTKSDNGHVLTDGGRVLAITSYGENMTEALEQSYANAQVVNYEGKYFRSDIGFDL
- a CDS encoding enoyl-CoA hydratase/isomerase family protein; the encoded protein is MAYENILTSLENGIFTITINQPKKLNALSKGVFDDLDAAVKEVYTNPEITGVIITGSGDKAFVAGADISEFGGLSAEQGKKLATRGQVVFNAIENAPKPFIAAVNGFALGGGCELAMACHMRVASESARFGQPEVNLGLIPGYGGTQRLIQLIGKGKAMELLMTADMINADQALRLGLVNHVVAADELLAKSTEILLKIATKAPVAIAKVIECGNAYFTDGVNGLEFEIDRFVECCTTEDFAEGAAAFVEKRKAAFKGR